The region TCGTTTTCGACCGTTCGCTTCTGTTGGCAATCTCCTCCCCCGAGTCCGCAATGCTATGGGAGAACGTCATGCGGGCTTTTGGGGCGGGAGTGCGCGCCAGCAGTATCATTTCTCTAAGACAGAATGAGTATTGGCGAGCCATTCCGCCTCCCTTGAACTCGATTCGTCTCGTTCCGCAGCATTCGATTCACGGCAACAACAACCGTCGTCGTACACAGCCGAAGTGTTGCCGTGCTGCAAGGCTTCCAGATAAGTGATTGCCCGGTTGAGCATTCGATCCTGAGATTCATCGCCACGTCCGACACGCGAGCGGAGTTTCGGCAAGGCGGCGACGCTGGGCTGGCCGATCCTGGCGATAGCATCGACGGTATCCTCAAAGCTGGTGCCTGTCGAATCGCAGCGTTCGAGATAGCTCACCAACTCAGGCAGCGCTTCAGCACTTACGGGGCCAAGTTTCTCCAGCGTACGCACTGCTTCCATCCGCACCCAGCGGTCTTCGTGCCGTAGTAGTTTAGCAATCTGTGGTATATGGGGACGTGCCGCTTCTCCCATCAAGCCCATGGCATTAGTGGCTTTACTCGCATCATAAAATTCGTCGCCGTTGGCCATGGCCAACAGTTTCTTCGCGGCACGTGAGTCGCTCGGGTCTTCTCGGGCCGCATAGCCTAGCTGAAGGACTTCATGGGCGAGACGTTGGCGGCGTTGGTCTTCCCACTCGCTTTCAAAACGAATCGCTAAACATGCAAAAACGAACAAGGCGAAAAGCATCGCCGGAATGCCAAGAAGCAGGCCGAAAATGGCCAGACAGATCCGACCGAAGTGGATCGTTTCGACGTCCTCTTCGCGTTCATACTCGTATTGCATTCCCTCGGCCCCGCGGTGCATGAGTGTTCGATTCCGCTATGGGAACCGTCACTAGGGCTGGTCGATAACCGCCCCTGGGAGGAGAACGGCGAGAAACGGGTGTTATCGCTTCTCGCTCGGTACCGCGGCGACAGGAGCACTCGGCGCGCCCCCTTCATAGATACTGAACTCGGCCCAAACGGGAAGATGGTCGGAGACCTCCAGGCCTTCGTCGAGTGTTAGATTGAACTGCCGCAGGAAGTCGTACACACCACTCCGTCCCGTGTATTCGCTGGTGGCGCTACGCTGCATGAAGAGATTGTCGTACAGCTTCGTTCCGCGGGTATTCGTTGTCACTCCACTGATCGCCCAGGTAATTCCTGGAATGGTTGCCAATTGGCCGATCTGCGATTCGTTGGCGTTAAAGTCGCCCAGCAGGATCACGTCGTCTTCGCCGCGAGCATCGTCACGCACGGCTCGGAAGACGTCGTCCATCACGTTCATCTCTTGTTCGACTTCGTCGGGATCGACATGCACGTTGACCAGGCTGAAAGTGAACGCCTGGCTGGGATCTGGCCCACGCACGCGAAACCACGCCACAAGCGGTTCGCGATGCAAGACATCCATGGGGTCTTCCACCGTGTAGACTTGCGAACGGTCGACTTGCAGACTGGCCGTGTCGAAGATGTAGGCGAACTGTTCTTTGCTGGATGTTCGGCCAAGCCGCGGACCGATGACGTAGTCGTAGTGCCGTCCAGCCGCGTTGATCATTTCGACGAAGCGAGGAATGATACTTTGATCGGTGGCGCGGATCTCTTGAATGGCGACCACGTCGAACTGCCGAATGATTTCGGCCAAGCGCGACATGACTTCCGGCTTTTCCATCTTCGCAGTGCCGAAGACTTGGATGTTGAAGGATGCAATGCGAATGGAATCTTGCTTACGCGCCATCGCAGGGACGGCCACCATCGGATCGCCAGCCGGAGCAGCTGGTTTCGCCGTAGCCGCATCGCGCGGAACGACCACCAGGTTATCAATCCCTTCGATGCGATAGTTCTGAAAAAAGAACCAAGCGCCGGCACCAGCGATTACTGCCAACAGCAAGGCACTCGTCCGTTTCACCGTGTGATTCTCCTCACATAACCATTGCTTCCGTGACCCGCGCGTAACGCGGGGTGGCAGACAATAGCTCAAACCATGTGAGCGATTCCATATCAATTCGAGGAGAAATCGTTGTCGTTCGTGCTATCAGTGCCTATCCTGAAAGGTGCTTGTCCTTTCTATTTCACGGAGCGCGGTTTCTTGCACCGGAGTGCTATCATTGCGAGTTTCTTGGGCCTGCTGGGGCTACCCCTTTGCGCCAATGCCCAAGTGGTGATGCTCGCCAATGGGGGGCAAGTCGAAGCGGCCGTGCATCATCAGTCGGAACTCGCCGGGCAAGGCAACGTCGAGCTGATCGTGGAAGGGGTCGGATCCGTCGTATTGGCCGAACATCAAGTCGAGCGAACCGAAACGCCCAAAGTTACCGAAGACGAGTACTTCGATTACGCCGCCAACTTTGCCGACTCGGTCGGTGATCAATGGAAACTTGCCAAGTGGTGCCGGAACCAGGGGCTTGAGTTCCCTTTTCAGCGGCATGCATGGCGAGTCCTTGAGCTCGACCCGAACTATCTTCCGGCGCGAAAAGCGTTGGGATTTGAACGCCGCGATGGCCAATGGGTAAGTCGCGCAGAGATCTTGTCAGAGCGTGGGTACGTCCGCTTCGATGGCCGCTGGATGACCATGCAACAGGCCGCCCTGCTTGTCGCCAAAGAACAACAGAAGCAAAAGGTAATCGACTGGAAAACGCGGCTCGATCGCTGGAGAAAGCAGCTCGGCAGCAATCCGGCTCCTGAGGTTCAGATTGACTTCTCGGAACTGAACGACCCTAGCGCGATCGAAGGATTGATTCAATTGCTGGGCAACGAGCCTGATCCGAATCTTGCGTTTTTGTACTTAGAAACGCTGGGGCAAATCGACAGCCCTGTCGCTCGACGGTTTCTCATGGAGAACGCGGTCTTTCAAAACAACGTGCTTTACCGCGAGAAGTGTGTGCATGTCGTGCTACGGCATCGTGACCCGCACATGGTCGAATTCTTCGCGAACTTGCTGAAGAGCTACGACAACACCATCGTCAATCGAACCGCGTTCGTGCTGGCCAAGTTGAACTATCCGACGGCCGTCTATCCGCTGGCCGACGCGTTGCAAACGCAGCATCTCGCATCCCATTCCACGCGGTATACCTATTTCTATACGGCGCAGCAGCCAACCGATCGGTTTGATGTCGTTGGCCCGAAAGAGTCGTACCGCATGCTGACGCTGCCAGAATTCTTAGGCCGCAGCCGCAACGCTTACGATACCGTCCGCGTTCAGAATCAGGGCGTCCACTTAGCGCTCATCGAGTTATGCGACGGACAAGACTTTGGCTACAACATTTCGGCTTGGAAAGAATGGTACCAACGCATTCACGCTCCCAAGTCCCCCTCGATCCGATTGGCCCGGGACGAATAGCCGTTCGCTGTTTCGCCCCACGTTTGAAGGCTTGCCGGTCAGATAACACGCTCTTCGCGAATCGGCACTAACGTTTCGTCGTACACCCCGTTGAGTGACGGATCGGTCCATTTGCCTTCTAAAGATCCATTCTCTTTGATCTTATAGAGCACCACCCCTATGGCGGTTCCGTTCTGAGTTTTGACGGTCCAAGCGACGCTGAAACGGTCTTCGTCGACGAAACCGATCCCAGAATACTTCGTTTTGCCGACCACCCAAGTTATTTGATAGCCCTTGCGAACTTTCTTGATCTGTACCTGACCGGTGTACTTCGTTCCTTGATCGGACGTCCCGACGCAGCGGTACGTTCCGCTTAAGTCAGGCGGCGCTGCCTCTGCATAAGCTGTTGTCGCAGCCAAAGTTACGGCACAAATCGCAGCTATAGCCAAGCGGTGCATGAGGGAAACCTTTCAGGCAAAGTTGGTCCGAACGCAGGGAATTCACTTCCTTGCACTGTAGCAGCGATCGAAACGAGATAAAGCCTTTTTCCCCAGGAACTTAGCGAAACTTACGGTTCGACCGAATGACGCTGCAGATCTTCCAAGTCGATGAACTCGAGCGTCGAGATATGGGTCGACTCCAGAACCACCGCCGGGGCCACCCCAGCTTCAAAGGCTTCTTTCCAGCGAAGTGCACATAAACACCAGCGGTTACCCGGTTTAAGTCCAGGGAAGCCAAACTCGGGATGGGGCGTAGAGAGGTCGTTTCCTACGCGCTTGGAGAACGCCAGAAACTCTTCGGTGACCTCGCTACAGACGATGTGCAGTCCCATATCTTCCGCCCCAGTATTACAGCAACCATCCCGGAAAAATCCGGTTAAAGGGTCGTGGCTGCAATCTTGCAGATCGGTTCCGAGGACATTTTTTGCCATGACAAGAGCTGCCTTGAGATAGACTGAAGGTGAGGATTCGTCCGCGAGTCA is a window of Bremerella sp. TYQ1 DNA encoding:
- a CDS encoding DUF2237 family protein produces the protein MAKNVLGTDLQDCSHDPLTGFFRDGCCNTGAEDMGLHIVCSEVTEEFLAFSKRVGNDLSTPHPEFGFPGLKPGNRWCLCALRWKEAFEAGVAPAVVLESTHISTLEFIDLEDLQRHSVEP
- a CDS encoding HEAT repeat domain-containing protein; its protein translation is MHRGAEGMQYEYEREEDVETIHFGRICLAIFGLLLGIPAMLFALFVFACLAIRFESEWEDQRRQRLAHEVLQLGYAAREDPSDSRAAKKLLAMANGDEFYDASKATNAMGLMGEAARPHIPQIAKLLRHEDRWVRMEAVRTLEKLGPVSAEALPELVSYLERCDSTGTSFEDTVDAIARIGQPSVAALPKLRSRVGRGDESQDRMLNRAITYLEALQHGNTSAVYDDGCCCRESNAAERDESSSREAEWLANTHSVLEK
- a CDS encoding HEAT repeat domain-containing protein — its product is MHRSAIIASFLGLLGLPLCANAQVVMLANGGQVEAAVHHQSELAGQGNVELIVEGVGSVVLAEHQVERTETPKVTEDEYFDYAANFADSVGDQWKLAKWCRNQGLEFPFQRHAWRVLELDPNYLPARKALGFERRDGQWVSRAEILSERGYVRFDGRWMTMQQAALLVAKEQQKQKVIDWKTRLDRWRKQLGSNPAPEVQIDFSELNDPSAIEGLIQLLGNEPDPNLAFLYLETLGQIDSPVARRFLMENAVFQNNVLYREKCVHVVLRHRDPHMVEFFANLLKSYDNTIVNRTAFVLAKLNYPTAVYPLADALQTQHLASHSTRYTYFYTAQQPTDRFDVVGPKESYRMLTLPEFLGRSRNAYDTVRVQNQGVHLALIELCDGQDFGYNISAWKEWYQRIHAPKSPSIRLARDE
- a CDS encoding endonuclease/exonuclease/phosphatase family protein, translating into MKRTSALLLAVIAGAGAWFFFQNYRIEGIDNLVVVPRDAATAKPAAPAGDPMVAVPAMARKQDSIRIASFNIQVFGTAKMEKPEVMSRLAEIIRQFDVVAIQEIRATDQSIIPRFVEMINAAGRHYDYVIGPRLGRTSSKEQFAYIFDTASLQVDRSQVYTVEDPMDVLHREPLVAWFRVRGPDPSQAFTFSLVNVHVDPDEVEQEMNVMDDVFRAVRDDARGEDDVILLGDFNANESQIGQLATIPGITWAISGVTTNTRGTKLYDNLFMQRSATSEYTGRSGVYDFLRQFNLTLDEGLEVSDHLPVWAEFSIYEGGAPSAPVAAVPSEKR